The DNA window ATGGGCGGCGCCGCAAGGTGCACGCGTTGATCTTCACCGCCGTCTACTCCCGGCACATGTTCGTGTGGCTGTCCTACTCCCAAACCCTGGCGGCGGTGATCGCCGGCTCTGAGGCGGCGTGGGATTTCTTCGGCGGCGTGTTCGCGGTGCTGATCCCGGACAACTTGAAGCCGGTGATCGCCGCTGCTGATGCGGTCAACCCGCGATTCACCCAGGGGTGGCTCGACTACGCCAGCCATGTCGGATTCCTCACCGACCCGGCCCGCGTGCGCTCTCCGAAGGACAAGCCGCGGGTGGAACGGGCGGTGCAGTACGTGCGCGGAAACTTCTGGGACGGTGAAACATTCACTAGCCTCGAGGAGGCGCAGCAGGCTGCGACGGCGTGGTGTGTGCGTACTGCCGGCACCCGCATCCACGGCAGCACCTGTGCACGCCCGCTGGAGGTGTTCACCACCGCCGAGCAGGCCCTGCTGCTGCCGGCGCCGGGTGTCTACGACGTGCCGGTGTTCAAAGCGGTGAAGGTGCACCGCGATTTCCACGCCGAGGCGGCCAAGGCGCTGTACTCGCTGCCCGAGCACTGGATCGGGCACACCCTCGACGTCCGTGCCGACAGTGAGCTGGTGAAGTTCTATCACCGCGGTGTGCTGGTGAAAGTCCATCCCCGCCAGCCTCCGGGTGGCCGCAGCACCGACCGTGCCGACTTACCCGAACACAAAGCCGTCTACGCGATGCGGGACCTGGCGGCGTTGATCGCTACGTGCGCTGCTCACGGCCCCAACATCGGGATCTACGCCGAACGCATCCTGGATGACCCGCTGCCCTGGACCCGGATGCGCACCGTTTACCGGCTCCAAGGCCTGGTCCGCCGCTACGGCGCCGACCGCGTCGAACGGGCGTGCTCACTGTCGCTGGACCTCGATGTCGTCTCGGTCAACAAGATCGCCTCCATGCTGCAGCGCGGCACCGAGAGCACCGCCCCGCAACTGCCACGAGCAGTCGGACAGGCAACTACCCGTTTCACCCGATGCCCCTCGGAATTCAACACTCCAACAACATCATTGACCATCGTCACCGACGAAACCACACCGCAGGAGATCCGCTGACATGACGACTCACCGCGCACCCGCCGACCCAGTCGGCGCTGACCTGACCCGACTGCTCAAAGCCCTCAAACTCGGTGCTCTGGCCGACACCCTGCCCGAACGGGCCGCCCTGGCCCGCCAGCACAAACTCAGCCACATCGGATTCCTCGAAACACTTCTCGCCGACGAGGTATCCCGACGCGAATCCCGTTCAGCTGCCCTACGGGCGACCAAAGCCGGACTCGATCCGACGATGCGCTTCGACACCTGGACCGCACAAGACGACCTGCGCTACGACCGCACCCTGCTCGGCGACCTGACCTCGCTACGATTCCTCGACGCCGGACAGTCCGCGATCATCCTCGGACCCGTCGGCGTAGGCAAGACACATCTAGCAACCGCACTGGGACACATGGCGATTCGACGACGCTACACCGTACAGTTCGCCCGATCCGACAAACTGTTCACCCGACTGCGCGCCGCCCGCCTCGACAACACCGTCGACGCCGAGATCCGTCGACTAACCGCCATCGACGTCCTCATCATCGACGACTTCGCACTCAGGCCCCTCGGCGCCACCGAAACCAGCGACTTCTACGAGATCATCGTCGAACGACACCGCGCCAAAACGACCATCGTGACCTCCAACCGAGAACCCGCCGAATGGCTGACCATGACCGCCGACACCCTGCTCGCACAATCAGCCATCGACAGACTCACCGCCACCGCCCACACCCTCGTCATCGAAGGACCGTCCTACCGGCAACGCACCCGACCCGGCCAGCTTGACCCAGACCACCCCGACGAGCATCCTCAATAACGCGCCACGGTGGTCCCATCCCCCTGGCAATCAGGTGGTCCCATCACCCTGGCAAGCGACAATCGGTCCAGCCCCAGGTGCGCGATCAGTTTCTCGGTCACCTCGGTCAAATCGCCGAAGCTGTAGTTGAATTCGTGAACGCTCGGCATCGACGACTGTCCGAATCCGATGTGGTCGGGTGCGATCAGATGGTAGGAGTCCGCCAGTGATTCAATCAGGTTGCGGAACATGTGCGAGCTCGACGGGAAGCCGTGCAGCAGAAGCAGGGTCGGGGTTGGACGGGTCACCAGCCTCCCTATAGAAGACATCGAGTCCGTCGATGTTGACGGTTTTGTATCGAGTAGTGCTCATGGCGGAACCCTCCAATGACGTTGTTGTCCGCGAACGTATCTCGTCAGAGTTGACCACTTCTGTATGACCAATGGACGGCCACTTGACGGTGCCTAGGCGGCGCCGTCGCCCGCGCTCGGTAAGAGTTGGTCGAGTAGCGCCTGAGCGCGCTGAGCGAACAGGTGCGCTTCACGATTGACCGATACCGACTGAGCGTGCAGCGCGGCGGCATGCACACGCGCGAAAGGCGCGCCGCGCGATTGCAGGAGGCGGGCACGCATGAGAAGCAATAGCCCCTCTGCATAGCGTTGACCGTAGGTCTGCAAGCACCACTCTGCTCTGTCGAGGGCATTCGCGGCGTCTTCGTACCTCTCTGCCTCGATCCACATCTCCGCGAGTAGCGCGTACCAAGTGGCGACGCAGGAGCGGGGCGGATCGAGCAGGTTCGCCGTGATGATCTGCTCTGCTTCGGCTGCGGCATCCGCAGGTCGATCACCCGTCATCGCCGTCGCCCAGCATTTCGCCAGTCTTAGATAGGTCCCGAGGAACACGAAGTTGAATCCCGGATCCACCGAGATACCACGGTCGGCCACCCGGGACGCCCACTGCGGGTCACCCGCGATCGATGCTGTCCGGCAGGTGATTGCCGCCCATACGGTGACCATGTACGGCTCGTTACCTGCGGCGGACTCGAGGATGTCGAGCAGGTGCCGGGCCGCCTCGATATCGCCATGCAGCGCAGTCGTTTCGGCCAACATTCCGGTCATGAGCCACTGCAGGTGCCGGTGGACGGGATCCTCGCCGTCTCCGCTCAGGTCATCGAGGAGTGCGTGCTTGGAGCGGTCGAGGAACCGGTATGCCTCGCCGATATGGCCGGCATCCCATTGCTGAATACCCCAGGCCTGGAAGCCGTATGAACGCACGACGGGCTCTGCGGATGCGCACCCCTGTTTGAGTAGCCGCTGTGCAAGTGGGTGGCTGGCGTCGAGTTCGATGGCTTGCGCATGCGCCGCCCAGCGTGAGTACAGAAATCCGGCGGCGTCGCGCTCTCGACCGAGTGAGATTGCCAGGTGCTCGGCGCGCTCCAACAATTCGGGCAACCCGGAGTCGCCGTACATAGACCGCATGCCCACGAGGGCGGTGAGCTCAGCGAGTGCGGTCAGCTCGACTTCTGGCAGGGACGCTTTGCGTGCCAAGTCCATTGCCGTGCGGAGGTTCTGCTCGGCCGCCTCGAACGCGAACTTGTTGGCCGCTCGCCGGGCGGCCCGCATCAGCGCGTCAGCGGTCCTGCCCGCCGCTACCCGCGGCCCGGCCGCCCACAAATGGTGGGCGAGACGCTCATCGACGGATTCACCGTATTCGTCGCAGGATTCGAGCGCATCGGCGATACGCGCATGAAGGCGTGTCGCCTGATGAGGGGTTGCCAGTCCTACGACGGCGTCGCGCACCAGGTCGTGGGCGAAGCGGAATGCGTAAGGGTCGGCAGTCGAGACGAGAACCCCTAGCCCGTCGAGCGGTTCGAGGCGATCCAAACAGGTGTCGATGCCGATACCTGCGGCGTGAGCAAGAACCCTGAGGTCGACGTCACGGCCGATGAGGGCAGCGATGAAGAGCAGGCTCTTGGCTTCATCGGCCAGGTCGGTCAGCCGATCGAGCACGACGTCGCGCACGGTGATCGGCACTTCGGCGAGGACCGCGGCGTTCCAGGCTGAGACGTCACGGTGCGTGAGTAGCCGTGACAGTTCCCGTACGAAGAACGGGTTGCCCGCGGTTCGGCCGTGGATGCTGCGCACCGCATCATCGCTGGGTTCGCAGCCGGTCTCGATGTGGACGAGTTCGGCGACGTCGGACGAACTCAGGGGGTCGAGACGGATTCGGCGAACGCCCGGCACCCGGCTGGTCGCGGCAAGCATTCGTATCAGCTCGGCCCGGGGCGCAGGCGTGCGATCGCGTAGCGCACCGACGAGCACGACGCCATCGGGCAGCCGGGACGCCAAGTGTGCGAACAGTTCCAGGGAGGGAAGGTCCGCCCAGTGCAGATCGTCAATTGCGAGCATCACGGGCCGATAGCCCGCGGCTTCGCCGATCATCTCGGTCACACGCTCGAATAGGCGGAAGCGGGCGCCACTGTCGGGCAGAACCGGCGATCGCTCGTCTGCCGCCGATTCCAGAAGTTGGCCGATCTCCCCTACGCGCCAGCGGCGCTGTAGCTCCTCAGGGAAAACTTCAAGCACCATTCCGATGGCCTGTACCCACGGCCACATCGCCGGCGTCCCAGCGGACGGCGGGCAATTGCCCCACGCGACAACGGCTCCGGCCCGGTTGGCGATCGCCGCGCTCTCCTCGAGCAGCGTGGTCTTCCCAACTCCCGGTTCGCCCTCGAGCAGCACGAGCCCGGGTCCGTGCCTGACGACGGCATCCACCGTCTCGTGAACGGCGGCGAGCTCGTGAACGCGCCCAACCAGCGCAGCGGTTCGTGGCGCGATAGCTGTCACGACGGGTTCTAGTCGGATGTCTTTTGGATTGAGAATTTCTTGGTGGGCCCGTTGCAGAGCGTGGCCCGGGTCGATACCCAGTTCGTCAGCCAGCCGGCGACTCGTGCTGCGAAACAAGGCCAGCGCCTCAGCCTGCTGTCCGGCGGCGCCCAGCAGCGAGATGAGGGCCGCGTGGACCGGCTCGTTGAAGGGCGCCATGGCCGCCGCGAGGCGCAGAGGAGCCAACACCCGCTGGGGGGAGGACAACGAGATCGCCAACTCGGCGGCGGTCGCGCACGCGTCGAAGAAGTGCGTGTTGATCTCGAAAAACACTGCGGTGGCCGACATTGCGGTGTCCAGGCCGTCTCCTGCTGCGCCTTTCCACAACTCCAGCGCCCGCACGTAGTGGTCCAGTGCCGCCTCGGGTTTGTCGTCGGCAAGCGCGCTCTTGGCGCTCGCAACGAGCTCGCGGAACTCGTCCCAGTCCAGAGTCGCCGACCCCGACGTGAACAAGTAGCCATTACCGCGCCGATACAGGTGCGAGCCCGAACTACGCGCCGGCACAGACGGTTCGAAGACACGACGCAATGCGCCGATGTATTTGTGAATGACGTTGAGTGCGCTGTCCGGTGCCTGCTCACCCCACATCAGGTCGATCAGATCACCTGTGCTCACGGGTTGTCCGGCTCGGGCGAGAAGGATTGCGAGAAGGCCAAGTTGTTGACGCGGACCAGCGTCGAGTTCCTGTTCGCCGCGCCATATACGCAGGGGTCCCAGGATCTGCACGCGCAGGCCGTTTCCGGAACCCGATTCATCCCCATCCATGCGTTCCACGCCGCCGACCGGACTCAGGCTGAA is part of the Mycolicibacterium tusciae JS617 genome and encodes:
- a CDS encoding ATP-binding protein — its product is MSTGDLIDLMWGEQAPDSALNVIHKYIGALRRVFEPSVPARSSGSHLYRRGNGYLFTSGSATLDWDEFRELVASAKSALADDKPEAALDHYVRALELWKGAAGDGLDTAMSATAVFFEINTHFFDACATAAELAISLSSPQRVLAPLRLAAAMAPFNEPVHAALISLLGAAGQQAEALALFRSTSRRLADELGIDPGHALQRAHQEILNPKDIRLEPVVTAIAPRTAALVGRVHELAAVHETVDAVVRHGPGLVLLEGEPGVGKTTLLEESAAIANRAGAVVAWGNCPPSAGTPAMWPWVQAIGMVLEVFPEELQRRWRVGEIGQLLESAADERSPVLPDSGARFRLFERVTEMIGEAAGYRPVMLAIDDLHWADLPSLELFAHLASRLPDGVVLVGALRDRTPAPRAELIRMLAATSRVPGVRRIRLDPLSSSDVAELVHIETGCEPSDDAVRSIHGRTAGNPFFVRELSRLLTHRDVSAWNAAVLAEVPITVRDVVLDRLTDLADEAKSLLFIAALIGRDVDLRVLAHAAGIGIDTCLDRLEPLDGLGVLVSTADPYAFRFAHDLVRDAVVGLATPHQATRLHARIADALESCDEYGESVDERLAHHLWAAGPRVAAGRTADALMRAARRAANKFAFEAAEQNLRTAMDLARKASLPEVELTALAELTALVGMRSMYGDSGLPELLERAEHLAISLGRERDAAGFLYSRWAAHAQAIELDASHPLAQRLLKQGCASAEPVVRSYGFQAWGIQQWDAGHIGEAYRFLDRSKHALLDDLSGDGEDPVHRHLQWLMTGMLAETTALHGDIEAARHLLDILESAAGNEPYMVTVWAAITCRTASIAGDPQWASRVADRGISVDPGFNFVFLGTYLRLAKCWATAMTGDRPADAAAEAEQIITANLLDPPRSCVATWYALLAEMWIEAERYEDAANALDRAEWCLQTYGQRYAEGLLLLMRARLLQSRGAPFARVHAAALHAQSVSVNREAHLFAQRAQALLDQLLPSAGDGAA
- the istA gene encoding IS21 family transposase, with protein sequence MAFREVSVNEIREVLRVWLGVAGLPAPGYRTIAAHCGVDRKTVRRYVEAAQAAGLRRSDSVEAVDDGLIGAVADAVRPVRPDGHGAAWEQLVGFEQQITAWVAGDGEQRPLTITKIHTLLARQGCLVPYRTLNRFAGERCGFGAKDTTVRVTDGDPGVECQIDFGYLGMLTDADDGRRRKVHALIFTAVYSRHMFVWLSYSQTLAAVIAGSEAAWDFFGGVFAVLIPDNLKPVIAAADAVNPRFTQGWLDYASHVGFLTDPARVRSPKDKPRVERAVQYVRGNFWDGETFTSLEEAQQAATAWCVRTAGTRIHGSTCARPLEVFTTAEQALLLPAPGVYDVPVFKAVKVHRDFHAEAAKALYSLPEHWIGHTLDVRADSELVKFYHRGVLVKVHPRQPPGGRSTDRADLPEHKAVYAMRDLAALIATCAAHGPNIGIYAERILDDPLPWTRMRTVYRLQGLVRRYGADRVERACSLSLDLDVVSVNKIASMLQRGTESTAPQLPRAVGQATTRFTRCPSEFNTPTTSLTIVTDETTPQEIR
- the istB gene encoding IS21-like element helper ATPase IstB; protein product: MTTHRAPADPVGADLTRLLKALKLGALADTLPERAALARQHKLSHIGFLETLLADEVSRRESRSAALRATKAGLDPTMRFDTWTAQDDLRYDRTLLGDLTSLRFLDAGQSAIILGPVGVGKTHLATALGHMAIRRRYTVQFARSDKLFTRLRAARLDNTVDAEIRRLTAIDVLIIDDFALRPLGATETSDFYEIIVERHRAKTTIVTSNREPAEWLTMTADTLLAQSAIDRLTATAHTLVIEGPSYRQRTRPGQLDPDHPDEHPQ
- a CDS encoding alpha/beta fold hydrolase — translated: MTRPTPTLLLLHGFPSSSHMFRNLIESLADSYHLIAPDHIGFGQSSMPSVHEFNYSFGDLTEVTEKLIAHLGLDRLSLARVMGPPDCQGDGTTVARY